The segment AAACACAGTAATCTTCAAAACTTCTATGTTCGTGGGGTTGCAAAAATAAAACCACCAGCCAAGTAGCCAGCTTCAATcaaattttaaagaaaaattatgCAGTAACGAGACCAAGAACCTAATTTACTCCATACCTCTTTGGGGGACAGATCAAAAACTTTCCCACCGATTGTGAAGGAAACATTAGGCATAGAAGAAATGCTTCCACACTCAACAGCTGATTCTCCCATTGGACTGGGAAGCCGTTCGCAAAGCTGCCATTTCATGAGTTTTATGTGTCAACCAGTATAAGATCAAAACAAAAAACTCAGCATCCCAGAAACACAAAAGTTTACCTCATTGACATAGTTCAAGATGCGATCTTGTGTCTCATTCTGCCTCAGCTGATTTTGCATCCAAACAACGGCCATTTCACATGCAGGACACATCGCATCATGCAAACCAGATGATATGCCATTTTTATCATCTACTACACTCTCAATGCCCGCACTATGTGCAGACatcaagaataaaaaataagtaTCATGCATGAAAATCCAACATTCACAAAACTAATccttaagaaataaaatttaaaactggtGTGAGGAAAAGTGGAGGGACAAACCTAACACCGTGGCGTCCATCAAAAGTGCATAGACCAACTTGGGAACAAATCTTCTTTGGTTGTGCCTGATGTCATATGGAATACCAGGTTCAGAGAGagagccaaaaaaaaaaaaaaaaaaaaaaaaaaagaggagtCACTTGAAACCTTTAAGTAAGTAAACTTAACAAAGTAACCTACCTCTGACAATAGCAAATCCATAATTGTCTGCCCATATTGTTCAACCACAGCCTTGCATTCTTGGCTGACAACTCCAGTAGCTCCAATAGCATGATTAATCATGGTAACCACCGTCTACAGCCAAACAAGGAATAAGCTACTTGTTTGATGATAACAtttcaaaaaatgaaaaattaattgaaGCTTGGTTTGGTAGGATGGAGCCAGCACATACAGTTGGACCTGCTAAGAGAGAAGTCCCAGAGTCTGCGATAGCAGAACATCCACCACTGCAGTAACCTAACAATACAGAGGTGCAAGGATAATTCATCACAGTGCATATTAATCAGATATTTCTGAATGAAAACCACCTTCCAGACAAACAAAATGCATATTCCTGATTCGTTGTAT is part of the Henckelia pumila isolate YLH828 unplaced genomic scaffold, ASM3356847v2 CTG_28:::fragment_4:::debris, whole genome shotgun sequence genome and harbors:
- the LOC140870894 gene encoding aspartic proteinase-like, whose product is MVEQGLVKESVFSFWLNRNAEEEEGGELVFGGVDPNHYKGKHTYVPVTQKGYWQFDMGDVLIDGEESGYCSGGCSAIADSGTSLLAGPTTVVTMINHAIGATGVVSQECKAVVEQYGQTIMDLLLSEAQPKKICSQVGLCTFDGRHGVSAGIESVVDDKNGISSGLHDAMCPACEMAVVWMQNQLRQNETQDRILNYVNELCERLPSPMGESAVECGSISSMPNVSFTIGGKVFDLSPKEYILKVGEGAAAQCISGFTGLDIAPPRGPLWILGDMFMGRYHTVFDYGNLRVGFAEAA